The following is a genomic window from Paenibacillus thiaminolyticus.
GCGCCAAGAATCGTACCGGCGAACAAGCCGGCTTCCGGAGTCTTCGCCAATTCCTGCGCCAATGAAAATCCGCCCATGTCATTGGCCAGCAGCGTGGTCGCGAACATCGCGGGGTCTGCTCCCAGCGCGCTGTACAACGGGACGACAATCGGACTTAACAGCTTGGCCAGCACGGGAGACAGCGAGATGATCCCGACCATCGCCAGTGTGAGCGAGCCCATGGCCATGAGTCCTTCATCGAATTGATGGCCAAGCCCGAATTTGTAACCGATGCACTTGTCGATGGCGCCGAGAATCATGAAAATAACCATGCCGTAAATGATGATTTCGTTAATCTCCACGAACGTGCTCCTCCATTCTTAGTATGCGTGTTGAATTGCGTGTTAGCGTTCGTATCGAACGGTATATCGGAAATGTTCAAAAAGGCGGTATTTACGTCAAAAGCCGGCTTTTTGAACTGCCTATCGGAAATGCTGTTTGATTTCCTCGCTCGGGGAACGAAGCACGGTGCAATGAACAATCCGCTTTTCATCCATGGAGGAGGCGATCACCTTCATCCCTTGTTCCACGTCGCTCACGCTTCCCGTGAACACGGCGAGGAACTTGCCGCCAATCGCCATGCCGAGGTTCATCCTTTTCACATAAATATCGCACTGCTTCAAAGCCTCGTTGAACGCATAAATCCCGGAAGAGACCGTTGACGTCTCCATAATTCCGACGGCGTCCACAGGTTCGGAAGAATAGCGCTTCTTCAAGCCATCCACGAGACCGGGATGAACGCCATGCAGCATAAAATCGCTGATCCGGAATTCACCCGCTTCCGCCTTCGCGGAATCCATCGCCGCCTGTACGTCAGCAGTATCGCCGCTCATAATGATGAGGAACTTGCCTGGACAGATCGGCTTCAGATGATGCACATCCACGGGTGAGGTCTTCAGCATGCGATCCGCCGTTTCGTATCCTTTGCTGATGCTGCGAAGCTCTACCACGCCAATCGCGCTACTCATGGCGGGCCACCTCGATCGAATCGACGATGCCCACGATGACTGCGTCAACGGGCACATCCGCAGTGGCTAGCGATGCCCGGGCAGCGCTTCCCGTCGTGACGAGCACCGTGTCGCCGATGCCTGCTCCCGCGTTGTCCGCGGCGACAAATGGATCGCGCTGAACCGGCGCGCCGTCCACCGATAACGGCTTAACCACCAGAAAAGTCAGTCCGTTCAGCTTATTGTCTTTACGGGTAGCCCACAGGCTGCCCGCCACTTTTCCCACGATCATAGGTTCACCTCGCCCGTTATCTTCTGTGCACCCGCATCTGCTGCGTGCGCATGTAATCCTGCGCCAACGGCGTAATAATCGCGTGCCGATCAATTACGATTTCTGTCCGGTTTTGGAGACGGCATTTTTTGAGCTCGGCTTCGGTAATGACTTTGCCGTGCAGAGATTCCAGCTGGGAAGGCGCATCAGAATCCGCATACGCCGCTCCGCGGTCAGCTTGGGGCACAATCGCCGCCCCTCCGTCTTCCAGGCAAGCCAGCGGCAGCTCCGTCTGCTTCACCACATGGATACCATAACTGCGCAGCTTGTCCACCATGCCGTCGTACAGCTTGTACAGCAGGACAGGCGCTGTCGGCTTGTATTTCCGGTAAGCCAGCCCGTCCTCCAGCAAGACAACCTTCCTTCCCTTCAACAGCAGCGTCAGCACGAATCGCTCGCGCGGGCCTGCGCTAATGCCATTGGCCAGGTTGGACAACAGCTGGATGCATGTCTTCGGAATGAGGAGCAAATCGCAGTCTCGGAGCGACTCGTCGTAATAACACACGTCATAATGCGGCTGGAGGACGCTCTCCAATGCCGGAGCCGGCTCCGCAGCCAGCAGGACCGCTTGCTTCTTGGATGCGATCGGCTCGGCTTCGCTGGCCTGCCGCAGCCTTTTCAATACTTCGGCCGCGACCGCTTCAATCAGTGCCGCCCGATCCGGAGCTTCCATGTTCATAATTTCACACTCCTAGACCTAGTCCTAGTTGGTCTTTTTCACAATCTTGCCCTTCGTGCCTTTCACAAAGCCGCAAGCATTCGCCTCGTCATAGTCGATGTGCATGTACGTTTCATAATTCGGGCTCACCCGCACCAGCACGTCATCGAAGATGAGCGGACGCTTGCCGTACACTTTCACCTGCACGATTTCGCCGTTCTCCACGTTGTATGTGGCGGCGTCTTCCGCCTTCACGTGAATATGGCGCTGCGCGGCAATCAAGCCTCGCTCCAGCCGGATCATATTGCTGCCCGAAGCGATGACGATGCCCGGAGTTCCCTCCAGCTTGCCGCTCTCTCTGACGGGAACAGAGATGCCAAGCACGACGGCATCCGTCTGCGAGACCTCGACCTGCGATTCCTTGCGTTCCGGGCCGAGCACGACGACGTTATGCAGGGCGCCCTTCGGCCCGATCAGCGTAACGCGCTCTTTGCAAGCGTATTGTCCGGGCTGAGACAGATCCTTCGCCTTCGTCAGTTGATAGCCTGGGCCGAACAGCGCATCAATCGCTTCCCGGTTCAAGTGCACATGCTTGCCGGATGCTTCGATTTCGATGCAGGCTTCATCCCGCACCCGCTTGACCACTTCATTCACGATGCTTTCTACCAGTTGATTATCCACCATTCTCACCTCAAGAATTGTACTGTCCTACGCGGATTCGGAACATGATGATCCAGAACAATGAAGACAGCCGGTTCAGCGTCCGAATGATGTCTTCGCGCTCGGCGCCTCCGTGCTCCGTTTTGAAGGCTTGGTAAGCCAGCAGCTCCGTCTCCCTCGTCAATGTGCGCAACGCATTTATAACAACAACCGCTTCGCCCATATCATAGCTGGGTTGAAAATGTTCCAATCCAAAGTATTTCTTGGGAAAATGGGACTGCTCGCGCAATTCCTTCGGTGTCATCCCAAGCAAATGAAATTCCTCTATGCTTTCGTTCAACACTTCACAGCGCACGATTTTTCGCACGAACTGTAAAATTTCTTCCAAATCGTCGACCAGCTTGGTCATGTTCAGCTTAAAGCAGCTGATTTGCGCTTCTAAAATTTTGGTTTCCAATGAATCCAGCTTGCCGCGGAATAAAATCCGGGGATGATCTTTAAAAACAAGCATATTGCCATATAAATGGGTCATATGCTCGGGCTTCGTCTCCAGAAAACCGCCGTACAGCGTACGGAAACGTTTTTTTCCTTCGGCCGGTTCTTGCTTAGTGTCCAAGTTTTTGGTGATTTGAAGCTTAACTTCCTTCTTGGGCGCCGGGCTGTCTGCAGCGGGGGCTCCCACATAACGAAGCTCAATCTGATGATCGCTCAAAAAGCTTTTGGCGGAAGGGGTCAGAATCGCGCCCGTCGGAGCCTCATATACGGCAACCTCTTTCAGATTCTGATTCCGAAAGTGCTTGCGCAGCTCGCTTTCCGTAATCACAGCCATGTTTTCACATCCTTTTATTGCGTGCATCTTTGGTTACACGCGGGCGTCCGCGCCGCTAAGCGATGGGCCGTCAGGCGGGGAGGCAGATACGGCAGAAGCCGCATCTCCGCTCCCTCTTCCCCTTCAGGCTTGTCCGGAATCGGTTATTATTCCGCTTTTGTCTTAGGAAGGATGGCATCCACTTCCGTGTGTGGTCTTGGGATAACGTGAACGGACAGCAATTCGCCCACGCGCTCCGCTGCAGCCGCGCCTGCGTCGGTTGCCGCTTTGACTGCACCTACGTCCCCGCGAACCATGACGGTTACGAGACCTGCGCCGATTTGCTCTTTGCCGATCAAAGTAACGTTAGCTGCTTTGACCATTGCGTCTGCTGCTTCGATTGCGCCTACCAGACCTTTAGTTTCTACCATTCCCAATGCGTTTGCGTTTGCCATGATTAAATTCCTCCTAATGAGTTGTATGGTTTATATGAATTGTTGTGAAAAACCAGGTTAGCTTAAAGATTCGATGCCGAGCTGCTTTCAGTATCACATCGTGATCAAAATCGTCTTTTTGAACTACCTCCCGAATTACATTTCTGCCAGGATGCGTTTGACGATCATATTGATCAACTGCTCTTTGTCGCTCAGATCGATGCTTGCCGCTTCGGTCTGCGCTGCCGGCTTCTCAGCCAGGTCTTCCATTTCTCTAAGCCCGTAAGCGACGCGACGGATGTTGAGCAGATTGAGCGGGCTGATGTTGTCGGATGTCGAGCTTCCGCCGACCGCGCCGCAGCCGAGCGTAAGCGCCGGTGCAATCGCCGTCGTAGCGCCGATGCCGCCGAGTGTTCCCGGCGTATTGACCAGCAAGCGGGATACCGGCTTCTTCAGAGCGAACTCCCGGACAATCTCTTCATTCTCGGAATGAATAACCATCGTATGTCCGGCGCCTTCCCCGTTCAAAATCTCGATGCAGCGCTCGCACGCCGCTTCCCAGCTGTCTTCCGTGTAGAACGCCAGGATTGGAGCCAGCTTCTCGCGCGAATACGGAACGTTGCGGCCGACGCGGGTCTCTTCGGCAATCAGCACGCGCGTGCCCGCCGGAATATTCAGGTTCGCCAGCTTCGCGATATGCTCTACGCTGCGGCCGACGATTTGCGGGTTCATCGTGCCATTGGCCCGCATAATGAATTTGCCAAGCTGTGCGCCTTCCTCTGCGGAGAGGAAATACGCGCCCTGCTTCTTGAATTCAGCGATAACCGCATCCTTGCTGCAGGCTTCGACGACGACGGATTGCTCCGAGGCGCAAATGGTGCCGTTGTCGAATGTCTTGGAATCCATGATGCGCTTGACCGCAAGCGAAATGTTCGCGCTCTTCTCGATAAAGGCAGGGCCGTTGCCCGGGCCGACGCCGATGGCCGGCGTGCCGGACGAGTAAGCTGCTTTGACCATAGCGGTTCCGCCGGTAGCGAGAATCAAGGCGACATCGTCATGCTTCATCAATTGATCGGTTCCTTGAATCGTCGGAACCGTCATGGCCGCAATCGCGCCCTCTGGACAGCCTGCCTGCATGGCAGCCTCGCTAATAATCTTCACCGTCTCCAGAATGCACTTCAGCGCATTCGGATGCGGGGAGAAGACGATGCTGTTCCCGGCTTTAAGCGCAATGAGCGCTTTGTAGATTACGGTCGATGTCGGGTTGGTGGATGGAATCAGGCCGGCAATAACGCCGACAGGCACGGCCACCTCCATCACCTTATGCGCTTTGTC
Proteins encoded in this region:
- a CDS encoding BMC domain-containing protein, whose amino-acid sequence is MSSAIGVVELRSISKGYETADRMLKTSPVDVHHLKPICPGKFLIIMSGDTADVQAAMDSAKAEAGEFRISDFMLHGVHPGLVDGLKKRYSSEPVDAVGIMETSTVSSGIYAFNEALKQCDIYVKRMNLGMAIGGKFLAVFTGSVSDVEQGMKVIASSMDEKRIVHCTVLRSPSEEIKQHFR
- a CDS encoding EutN/CcmL family microcompartment protein, producing MIVGKVAGSLWATRKDNKLNGLTFLVVKPLSVDGAPVQRDPFVAADNAGAGIGDTVLVTTGSAARASLATADVPVDAVIVGIVDSIEVARHE
- a CDS encoding ethanolamine utilization protein, yielding MNMEAPDRAALIEAVAAEVLKRLRQASEAEPIASKKQAVLLAAEPAPALESVLQPHYDVCYYDESLRDCDLLLIPKTCIQLLSNLANGISAGPRERFVLTLLLKGRKVVLLEDGLAYRKYKPTAPVLLYKLYDGMVDKLRSYGIHVVKQTELPLACLEDGGAAIVPQADRGAAYADSDAPSQLESLHGKVITEAELKKCRLQNRTEIVIDRHAIITPLAQDYMRTQQMRVHRR
- the eutD gene encoding ethanolamine utilization phosphate acetyltransferase EutD is translated as MDNQLVESIVNEVVKRVRDEACIEIEASGKHVHLNREAIDALFGPGYQLTKAKDLSQPGQYACKERVTLIGPKGALHNVVVLGPERKESQVEVSQTDAVVLGISVPVRESGKLEGTPGIVIASGSNMIRLERGLIAAQRHIHVKAEDAATYNVENGEIVQVKVYGKRPLIFDDVLVRVSPNYETYMHIDYDEANACGFVKGTKGKIVKKTN
- a CDS encoding cobalamin adenosyltransferase gives rise to the protein MAVITESELRKHFRNQNLKEVAVYEAPTGAILTPSAKSFLSDHQIELRYVGAPAADSPAPKKEVKLQITKNLDTKQEPAEGKKRFRTLYGGFLETKPEHMTHLYGNMLVFKDHPRILFRGKLDSLETKILEAQISCFKLNMTKLVDDLEEILQFVRKIVRCEVLNESIEEFHLLGMTPKELREQSHFPKKYFGLEHFQPSYDMGEAVVVINALRTLTRETELLAYQAFKTEHGGAEREDIIRTLNRLSSLFWIIMFRIRVGQYNS
- the pduA gene encoding propanediol utilization microcompartment protein PduA; this translates as MANANALGMVETKGLVGAIEAADAMVKAANVTLIGKEQIGAGLVTVMVRGDVGAVKAATDAGAAAAERVGELLSVHVIPRPHTEVDAILPKTKAE
- a CDS encoding acetaldehyde dehydrogenase (acetylating), with protein sequence METLDKDLRSIQEVRNLIKKAKEAQAQLATMSQEQIDAIVKAIADAGYQNREKLAKMANEETGFGRWQDKIIKNAFASKQVYDSIKDMKTVGVLKEDKAHKVMEVAVPVGVIAGLIPSTNPTSTVIYKALIALKAGNSIVFSPHPNALKCILETVKIISEAAMQAGCPEGAIAAMTVPTIQGTDQLMKHDDVALILATGGTAMVKAAYSSGTPAIGVGPGNGPAFIEKSANISLAVKRIMDSKTFDNGTICASEQSVVVEACSKDAVIAEFKKQGAYFLSAEEGAQLGKFIMRANGTMNPQIVGRSVEHIAKLANLNIPAGTRVLIAEETRVGRNVPYSREKLAPILAFYTEDSWEAACERCIEILNGEGAGHTMVIHSENEEIVREFALKKPVSRLLVNTPGTLGGIGATTAIAPALTLGCGAVGGSSTSDNISPLNLLNIRRVAYGLREMEDLAEKPAAQTEAASIDLSDKEQLINMIVKRILAEM